The genomic window ATAATGCAAAATTACGATAAATATTGGCAATTATATCAGATGGGGTATATTATCATAATAAACAAAGATTGAAATAAAGCAATTCCAATAAAAGCACTACCTTTGTAAACAACAAGCATTCTGTAACATCCATGCAAAAAAGTAACTGCAACAACTGCCCCCTAAGGAAAAAATACGATAAAAGTCCTCAGTCATTAATGGGACGCTTTTGGCGTTGGCACATAAACTTCTGCCCAGGTTGGAAAGGATATTTCAAATCTCTTTCGCCTGACGAGCAAAACGAGATTAGAAAGAAGTATAACTTCGATAAATACAATAAATAATGAAAAAAGAAATTCTATTCGTCTTGTTAAAAGACTTTGCCGACTGGGAAGGGGCTTATATCGCTCCAAACCTCAATGCAGGTGTTGAACCCGGAAGTCAAAGCAAATATATAGTTAAAACCGTATCAGTCACAAAAGAGCCGGTTATATCGATCGGAGGATTCAAGGTGCTCCCCGACTATGGGATCCATGACATTCCGGCCGATTATGCAGGGATCGTATTAATAGGTGGCATGAGCTGGTTCACCCCGGAAGCCGAAGCCATTGTTCCTCTGGTAAAAGAGGCCATCGAGAAGAAGAGGCTGGTAGCCGGAATTTGTAACGCCTCCGTCTTTCTTGGCAGGCACGGTTTCTTGAACCATGTAAATCATACCAGTAACGGATTGGATTACCTCAAACAATTCGCTGGGCCAAATTATACAGGTGAAAGTCTTTATATAAATGAACCGGCCGTCAGAGCCGGAAACATTATTACCGCCAACGGATTTGCCACTCTGGAGTTCTGTCGTGAAATACTCTATGCGCTGGAGGCAGACTCTTCCCCAAAGATAGAGAGAAGCTATCGAATGAACAAAACAGGTGTTTGGGAAGATCCAGAAGTGGGATAAATCACTTATCTAATGGTGGTAGATAATAAAAACATCTACCACCAACAACTTACATCTACCATCATTTACTACTTTTCGACCACTAAATACAACCGTCCCCTACTCGCTAACTGCGTCTTAAGCCCTATCTTTTTCAAGAAACGACCAAAGACGGAGACATTGCTCATCGGAAGTTTTACGCCGCTCTTTTTTTGCAGCGATAGGTAGATCTCTCCGGCAGAGATCTTCAAACCTTCCTCCTTATGCGAAGCGGGACGATAATATTGAAAAAACAGATCCTCGAACAAAGGACGTTGTTGAAACGCCTCGTTCGCTTGCATCTGCGAAGCCTCTTCCTCATGCGTCAGCCAATAACGCTCGTTATTATTCAAGGCGGCAACCGCTTGCGCATAGAGCTGGAGATAATCAATAGGCTGGGCATTGTCTATCATCCCTTTCACCTCGATACAAATGAAACGGCGGCTGCCGGAAGGATCGCCCAGCAAATCCGTATGGTTGCTCGTAGCGATAAAGGAAGCATAACGTTTCACCGATTCCACCTGCGTGGCATGAGGCTTGCGCACATTTACGACCGGCTTCTGCAACAGATGCTTCAAGAAGCCTTGATGCCTCGCGCTCACTTGGTCGAACTCATCAATATTGATCAATCCGAAACGGGTAAGATACAGCTCGGCATCCCGCTTCTTGCTGAAATCGATGCTGTCCGTGTAATACTTATTCAAGTCCGGTGGCAACAGGTTGAAGCAGAACGTGGACTTTCCGCACCCCTGCCCGCCCACCAAGAGCGGGGAAAGGCTGTTGCCATGCTGTTTGTCACGTCCCTGCCAGTGCGCTACCATCGACAGGAACCAAGTGTAAAACAACTGTTCCCACCGTACGTTGTCGCAAGGGATGCGTGCGGCCAGCGGACGGATGCGATCCTTGCCATCCCACACGGGCAAGCGGGTCAAATAGTCCTCGATAGGCGCATAGTCCGGGATGCGATCTGAAAAGACAAAACGCCGTACATCCCTGTCCCATAGCTGCAATCCTTCTTTCTGGGCATTCAAGGCGATACTGTTCAGTACACGATCCGTCACGGGGCGATAGTCAAAACAGAACGTGTTTTTCTCCCGATATTCCGGTCCGCCGGACATCAGATTGTACCGGAAATCGTAACGACGGTTC from Parabacteroides distasonis ATCC 8503 includes these protein-coding regions:
- a CDS encoding type 1 glutamine amidotransferase family protein, whose product is MKKEILFVLLKDFADWEGAYIAPNLNAGVEPGSQSKYIVKTVSVTKEPVISIGGFKVLPDYGIHDIPADYAGIVLIGGMSWFTPEAEAIVPLVKEAIEKKRLVAGICNASVFLGRHGFLNHVNHTSNGLDYLKQFAGPNYTGESLYINEPAVRAGNIITANGFATLEFCREILYALEADSSPKIERSYRMNKTGVWEDPEVG
- a CDS encoding BT4734/BF3469 family protein — translated: MKITKQTAYRHTVAQRAMRMEEIVAWVKDERTRDKLALFREKLRRAYPDKRYPFTRKLPQLLFAGTFRKGELKEYNGWILLEINRLKSIEEALSLKQKIVEYPQTLFAMIGSSGRSVKFVVAYTYPDGSLPRSRTDAEVFHAHAYRHALKTYEPRLSYPIELKRPVLEMGCRLSYDADVYYNPDALSIHLEQPVAMPDESAYQERFEKRVPVPVESAGQTLYDQYRYVAIQYEFALQRALEEHGSLSIKVDFKPLLVTLGRLCFAAGVEEEDCVKWTMLYLGNLISEVEIRETLRQSYRLASDSDFGCTSLYKPEQLQSLKMEEFMNRRYDFRYNLMSGGPEYREKNTFCFDYRPVTDRVLNSIALNAQKEGLQLWDRDVRRFVFSDRIPDYAPIEDYLTRLPVWDGKDRIRPLAARIPCDNVRWEQLFYTWFLSMVAHWQGRDKQHGNSLSPLLVGGQGCGKSTFCFNLLPPDLNKYYTDSIDFSKKRDAELYLTRFGLINIDEFDQVSARHQGFLKHLLQKPVVNVRKPHATQVESVKRYASFIATSNHTDLLGDPSGSRRFICIEVKGMIDNAQPIDYLQLYAQAVAALNNNERYWLTHEEEASQMQANEAFQQRPLFEDLFFQYYRPASHKEEGLKISAGEIYLSLQKKSGVKLPMSNVSVFGRFLKKIGLKTQLASRGRLYLVVEK